In Oryzihumus leptocrescens, the following are encoded in one genomic region:
- a CDS encoding S1C family serine protease yields MTYGPVPPASEPQPTQPLWYGEHTAGPSQPAAPQNPAEPPPPVWTKAGADRDRRPRRLVELVSVAVLAAVLASGTTYAVTHTDTAATTTSTTSLGATQSAPVVQANPSSPDWAATSGVVVPSVVSISIDSQQGSAKGSGVIIDKSGHVVTNNHVVSGLGQGSQITVTLHDQRSYSASVVGTDPATDLAVIKLENAPSDLKPIAFGDATRLTVGEPVMAVGNPLGLAGTVTTGIVSALNRPVTTEDSSGGDQLGGSTGEPVVTNAIQTSAAINPGNSGGALVNAGGQLVGINSSIASVSGSSSGSQSGNIGIGFAIPVNEVKAIADQLIQTGKAQHAYLGVSSRDATVTDGSAKRSAAQIGQVVSGTPAADAGLKTGDAIIAVNGTPVSSAESLVAQIRERTVGEKVTLTVVRGGKQLQVPVTLAVRPDTNQ; encoded by the coding sequence ATGACGTACGGACCAGTGCCCCCCGCCTCGGAGCCGCAGCCGACGCAGCCCCTCTGGTACGGCGAGCACACCGCTGGGCCGTCGCAGCCGGCGGCGCCCCAGAACCCGGCCGAGCCGCCCCCGCCGGTCTGGACCAAGGCCGGGGCCGACCGTGACCGGCGGCCGCGCCGCCTCGTCGAGCTCGTCTCGGTCGCGGTCCTCGCGGCGGTCCTCGCCAGCGGCACGACGTATGCCGTGACCCACACGGACACCGCGGCGACCACCACCTCCACCACGTCCCTCGGCGCCACGCAGTCGGCGCCGGTCGTGCAGGCCAACCCGTCGTCCCCCGACTGGGCGGCCACCTCCGGGGTCGTCGTGCCGAGCGTGGTCTCCATCTCGATCGACAGCCAGCAGGGCAGCGCCAAGGGCTCCGGCGTGATCATCGACAAGTCCGGGCACGTCGTGACGAACAACCACGTCGTCAGCGGCCTCGGCCAGGGCAGCCAGATCACGGTGACCCTGCACGACCAGCGCAGCTACTCCGCCAGCGTCGTGGGCACCGACCCCGCCACCGACCTGGCCGTGATCAAGCTCGAGAACGCACCCAGCGACCTCAAGCCGATCGCCTTCGGTGACGCCACCCGGCTCACGGTCGGCGAGCCGGTCATGGCGGTCGGCAACCCGCTCGGCCTCGCCGGCACCGTCACCACGGGCATCGTCAGTGCCCTCAACCGGCCGGTGACCACCGAGGACTCCTCCGGCGGCGACCAGCTCGGCGGTTCCACCGGCGAGCCGGTGGTGACCAACGCGATCCAGACCAGCGCGGCGATCAACCCGGGCAACAGCGGTGGCGCCCTCGTCAACGCGGGCGGCCAGCTGGTGGGGATCAACTCCTCGATCGCCTCGGTCTCCGGGTCCTCCTCGGGCAGCCAGAGCGGCAACATCGGCATCGGCTTCGCGATCCCGGTCAACGAGGTCAAGGCCATCGCCGACCAGCTGATCCAGACCGGCAAGGCCCAGCACGCCTACCTGGGCGTCAGCTCGCGCGACGCCACGGTCACGGACGGCTCGGCCAAGCGGTCGGCCGCGCAGATCGGCCAGGTCGTCTCCGGCACCCCGGCGGCGGACGCCGGCCTCAAGACCGGCGACGCGATCATCGCGGTCAACGGCACCCCGGTCTCCAGCGCCGAGTCCCTCGTGGCGCAGATCCGCGAGCGCACCGTCGGCGAGAAGGTCACGCTGACCGTGGTCCGCGGCGGCAAGCAGCTGCAGGTCCCGGTCACCCTCGCGGTGCGACCGGACACCAACCAGTAG